The Labilibaculum sp. sequence CTACTGTTACCGCAGCCAAAGCATTTTCAAAATTATAAGCACCAATCAGTTTTGTTTTTATATACAATTTCCCAATTGCTGATCTAATTTCTAAAACCAGATATGGTTCAGCCTGTATAAATTTTGCCTTGGAAAATGCATTCTCCGAATTTCCATAACTAATGGATTCCTGAGCATTCAACATTTCAGTCAGGTAATCGTTATCAGCATTAATAAACACCTTTCCTCCATTCTTAAAAATGAAATCATACAACTCTTTTTTTGTTGCTATAACACCTTCAAATGAACCAAATCCTTCCAGATGCGCTTTTCCAACATTTGTTATGATTCCATAATCAGGCTCAGCAATTTCGCACAACTGCTGAATCTCTCCCGGATGATTGGCTCCCATTTCAACGATTCCAAATTCAGTTTCCTCATTCATAGAAAGAAGAGTTAACGGAACACCAATATGATTATTAAGATTTCCAATTGTAGCAACCGTTCTAAACTTTCGCCGCAAAACCTCATGAATCAATTCCTTCGTTGTCGTTTTCCCATTGGTTCCTGTAATAGCAAGAATCGGAATGTTTAGTTGCCTTCTGTGCTCTCTGGCTAAATCCTGAAGTATCGCCAATACATCTTCAACCAAAACAAAACGATTATCAACTGCATATTCCTTTTCATCAACAATTGCATACTCACAACCTTTTTCAATTGCAGACATGGCAAATTGATTCCCATTGAAATTATCGCCTTTCAAAGCAAAGAAAATT is a genomic window containing:
- the murF gene encoding UDP-N-acetylmuramoyl-tripeptide--D-alanyl-D-alanine ligase, which codes for MQLSNIYLLFKEHPIVVTDTRKIVPNSIFFALKGDNFNGNQFAMSAIEKGCEYAIVDEKEYAVDNRFVLVEDVLAILQDLAREHRRQLNIPILAITGTNGKTTTKELIHEVLRRKFRTVATIGNLNNHIGVPLTLLSMNEETEFGIVEMGANHPGEIQQLCEIAEPDYGIITNVGKAHLEGFGSFEGVIATKKELYDFIFKNGGKVFINADNDYLTEMLNAQESISYGNSENAFSKAKFIQAEPYLVLEIRSAIGKLYIKTKLIGAYNFENALAAVTVGRYFKINEIEIKDALEKYVPSNNRSQLKKTEKNVLFLDAYNANPTSMKAAVENFAGMMRKNKVIILGDMLELGSDARKEHLDLLQLIQDRQLQSVFLVGEIFTEVNSNKQFKTFKNTAELILELEKTELLNQYILIKGSRGIRLEQVIEKL